The Pyricularia oryzae 70-15 chromosome 5, whole genome shotgun sequence genome includes a region encoding these proteins:
- a CDS encoding endoglucanase E1: MLQFLFIGFLFAGGYFHYMWKAEAAIGVPWEPDLGSRQFAQRPLLPPIANTFIDTYELPLSAKGRDVVDSKGRRFKLSSVNWYGASDELFVPSGLDMQHRDVIAQTIRRMGFNSVRLPYADEMVIANPPILPHLVSQNPDLIGRRALDVFEAVVTALTDAGIAVIINNHITHATWCCGADPCDAGWANDHLGPLCRVSQTEDDWIAHWETVMSRFTENPRVIGADLRNEVRGVWGTMTWDRWATAAERCANRLLKMNSDWLMIVGGTESGNDLRGARDRPVRLDVDDRVVYSAHVYAWSGWGSREGRYSKRPYPSFVASMRENWAYLVEGDVAPVWVGEFGAPAHPSVGDANYWQNLMRYLKAIDADFGYWAINPRKPKDDAKETYSLVEDDWVTPILDYRMKDMTELMRA, translated from the coding sequence ATGCTCCAGTTCCTCTTCATCGGTTTCCTCTTCGCCGGCGGCTACTTCCATTACATGTGGaaggccgaggcggccatTGGTGTGCCCTGGGAACCAGACCTCGGATCCCGCCAGTTCGCTCAACGGCCACTGCTCCCGCCCATTGCAAACACCTTCATAGACACTTATGAGCTGCCCTTGTCTGCCAAAGGGCGTGACGTAGTCGACTCCAAAGGCCGCCGGTTCAAGCTCTCGTCGGTCAACTGGTACGGCGCCAGCGACGAGCTCTTCGTCCCCAGCGGCCTCGACATGCAACACCGCGACGTCATCGCCCAGACCATCCGCCGCATGGGCTTCAACTCGGTCCGCCTGCCCTACGCCGACGAGATGGTCATCGCCAACCCGCCCATACTCCCCCACCTCGTCTCGCAGAACCCGGACCTGATCGGCCGCCGCGCCCTCGACGTCTTTGAGGCCGTCGTCACGGCGCTCACCGACGCCGGCATCGCCGTCATCATCAACAACCACATCACCCACGCCACCTGGTGCTGCGGCGCCGACCCCTGCGACGCCGGCTGGGCCAACGATCATCTCGGCCCGCTGTGCCGCGTCTCCCAGACCGAGGACGACTGGATCGCCCACTGGGAGACGGTCATGTCCCGCTTCACCGAGAACCCGCGCGTCATCGGCGCCGATCTCCGCAACGAGGTCCGCGGCGTCTGGGGCACCATGACCTGGGACCGTTGGGCCACCGCCGCGGAGCGCTGCGCGAACCGTCTGCTCAAGATGAATAGCGACTGGCTCATGATCGTTGGCGGCACCGAGTCCGGCAACGACCTGCGCGGCGCCCGCGACCGCCCAGTCCGCCTTGACGTTGACGACCGGGTCGTCTACTCGGCCCACGTCTACGCCTGGTCTGGTTGGGGCTCGCGCGAGGGCCGCTACAGCAAGCGGCCCTACCCTTCCTTTGTCGCCTCGATGCGCGAGAACTGGGCCTACCTGGTCGAGGGCGACGTCGCCCCCGTCTGGGTCGGCGAGTTTGGCGCACCCGCGCACCCCAGCGTCGGCGACGCAAACTACTGGCAGAATCTGATGCGCTACCTCAAGGCCATCGACGCGGACTTTGGATACTGGGCCATCAACCCGCGTAAGCCCAAGGACGACGCAAAGGAGACGTACTCTTTGGTCGAGGATGACTGGGTCACTCCGATACTAGATTATAGGATGAAGGACATGACGGAATTGATGCGGGCGTaa
- a CDS encoding peroxisomal biogenesis factor 6, with protein MDPAQTRKRRRRRRQDKLPISARLALDDHVRRDVGILSEDLFADLFPHLSPDEVHEDDVYYVAISPWIPGATPESIDWTIVAVTRSTALSHSTVQFSPSASALALQTFATSLQRVAPSKLSSHSRSGIDILVLDALALSLDTVFVSLDGELAKRLEHGEGVFHREHPIGKGSATPPSPEQKLAAAVRAALGTLRVVHSGDLFPLPLPPHPITHVPPNPGKVTLCEPVAQGILSPNTKIIVSSGRSPLKGNRDRGSRQSSRMLDGVAEADEDTANDAFFSAAEERYKTEASETADESAATSASETELSSGDIDDLSDDSLDDMISLQTPMLPSNASGISTAQAGTPMTIGRGRKTNGMATPGSVFSSFTATTARPDRPRGRLFKAQGLVKPIPPELLHPKPSAEDDDEAHIYVDVSHLSRIGCFSGDWVRVEASAAPPANGFGPFALGSFGEPDAQEPVWRPARVFGLPEGYSNRPVSRIPSSKHRGRSLSFFESQVQKSSGPLAYASPILLANLDLPSHLRLLPLKRTIPHHGNGPQSQATAIVQPPYARGVVVQQVRTPLTSSKDVEVAVIAGLKWHFEKKLRVIKAGDLIAVPIDTQLGRTMRETSNGEGSAIDNILSLAESSNSGTAASRRGLKYDEVAWFKVSHVQTQKQDAADQDEDLWGSAACVETTMAHFESSGMVNGRVPGVKDSNWPYYLGLVTPPNPGSDSLPVAICEPAPKHISALRRRMRSLLAAATSKRAIHLKAPAVAILLVSTQRNIGKATLATDTCRDIGLHTFTINAYDILNEGGGGGSDVKTDGTLKARAERALSCGPEFCALLIRHIEALTADRMATSLRSILSDARVLIATTTEPDKIPDGVRGLFTHELEMTAPDEGEREGILRSIVDQRGINLDPGVDLGGVALKTAALVAGDLVDVIDRAIVAQRSRLESLAEKASQSRQGNQPAVTLRDVQVAGGTAVRGLTKGDLDTAVEAARKNFADAIGAPKIPSVTWDDVGGLGNVKDAVMETIQLPLERPELFAKGMKKRSGILFYGPPGTGKTLLAKAIATEYSLNFFSVKGPELLNMYIGESEANVRRVFQRARDARPCVVFFDELDSVAPKRGNQGDSGGVMDRIVSQLLAELDGMSSGDDSGGGVFVIGATNRPDLLDQALLRPGRFDKLLYLGVSDTHEKQLTIMEALTRKFTLHPSVSLRAVAEKLPFTYTGADFYALCSDAMLKAVTRQASHVDAKIKAMSAERQQEITTAYFFDHFATPEDIDVMVTEEDLLAAHEEMIPSVSAGELAHYERVRATFEGGRDKQQQQQQQRKDLGARTVSGASSVKGKGKGKGKAIASSSGGEEEDRQDGVNGKANKGKGKAVASGYGSGGDDEGLYD; from the exons ATGGACCCGGCGCAAACCCGGAAGAGAAGGCGGAGGCGGCGCCAGGACAAGCTGCCCATCTCGGCACGTCTTGCTCTTGACGACCATGTCCGCAGAGATGTAGGCATTTTGTCCGAAGACTTGTTTGCCGACCTCTTCCCCCACCTTTCCCCGGATGAAGTGCACGAAG ACGATGTCTACTATGTTGCCATATCCCCCTGGATTCCTGGCGCTACCCCCGAATCCATCGACTGGACCATCGTCGCTGTAACAAGGTCGACTGCCCTGTCACACTCTACCGTCCAATTCTCACCCTCAGCTTCAGCCCTTGCCCTGCAAACATTCGCAACCAGCCTACAGCGTGTCGCACCCTCGAAGCTGTCAAGCCACAGCAGAAGCGGCATCGATATACTGGTGCTCGACGCACTCGCTCTATCGCTCGACACCGTATTCGTCAGCCTCGACGGCGAGCTGGCAAAGCGCTTGGAACATGGAGAAGGTGTCTTTCATAGGGAGCACCCCATCGGCAAGGGATCTGCTACACCACCCTCGCCGGAGCAAAAGCTTGCTGCAGCCGTCAGAGCTGCATTGGGTACGCTAAGGGTTGTACATTCCGGGGATCTGTTCCCCTTGCCTTTGCCACCGCACCCCATTACCCATGTTCCCCCGAACCCAGGGAAGGTCACCCTCTGCGAGCCCGTTGCGCAGGGCATCCTGTCGCCCAACACCAAGATCATAGTCTCTTCTGGCCGCTCTCCTCTAAAAGGGAACCGTGACAGAGGTTCCCGCCAGTCTAGCCGGATGCTTGACGGTGTGGCCGAGGCCGATGAGGATACAGCAAACGACGCATTCTTTTCGGCAGCCGAGGAGCGTTACAAGACAGAGGCCAGTGAGACTGCGGACGAGAGCGCTGCCACTAGTGCATCCGAGACAGAGCTGTCCTCGGGTGACATTGACGACCTGTCAGACGACTCTCTTGACGATATGATATCTTTACAAACGCCAATGCTTCCCAGCAATGCTAGTGGAATCTCCACTGCGCAGGCTGGTACGCCGATGACTATTGGTCGTGGGAGGAAGACCAACGGGATGGCCACTCCTGGGTCTGTCTTTTCGTCTTTCACGGCCACTACTGCGCGCCCAGATCGGCCCCGTGGTCGCTTGTTCAAGGCCCAAGGGCTCGTGAAACCTATACCTCCCGAGCTACTCCACCCCAAGCCGTCGGCCGAGGACGATGATGAAGCTCATATCTACGTGGACGTTAGCCACCTGTCGAGAATTGGCTGTTTCTCTGGTGACTGGGTCCGTGTGGAGGCTTCGGCGGCCCCTCCTGCGAATGGGTTTGGTCCCTTTGCTCTGGGCAGTTTTGGAGAACCAGACGCCCAGGAACCAGTCTGGAGACCTGCAAGGGTTTTCGGGCTGCCAGAAGGATATTCCAACCGACCAGTCAGCCGGATACCTAGCTCCAAGCACCGCGGCCGCAGTTTGTCCTTCTTCGAGTCGCAAGTGCAGAAGTCGTCTGGTCCTCTGGCGTATGCATCTCCTATACTACTGGCGAATCTTGATCTTCCATCGCATTTACGCTTGTTGCCACTCAAACGAACAATACCACACCACGGAAACGGGCCACAGTCGCAAGCGACAGCCATCGTGCAACCGCCGTACGCGCGGGGAGTTGTTGTCCAACAGGTGCGCACTCCGCTGACGTCTTCGAAAGATGTCGAGGTTGCTGTGATCGCCGGGCTCAAGTGGCACTTTGAGAAAAAGCTCCGTGTCATAAAGGCTGGTGACTTGATAGCAGTGCCTATAGACACTCAGCTTGGTCGTACAATGAGGGAAACTTCAAACGGCGAAGGCTCTGCCATAGACAACATCTTGTCCCTGGCTGAAAGCTCCAACAGCGGAACAGCGGCCAGCCGACGGGGACTAAAGTACGATGAAGTGGCTTGGTTCAAGGTGTCTCATGTTCAGACACAAAAACAGGACGCCGCTGACCAGGATGAAGACCTTTGGGGCTCTGCAGCCTGTGTCGAAACGACGATGGCACACTTTGAGTCCTCGGGTATGGTCAATGGGCGGGTTCCTGGCGTTAAGGACAGCAACTGGCCCTACTATCTGGGTCTGGTCACTCCGCCGAATCCTGGATCGGACTCTTTGCCCGTCGCAATTTGTGAACCGGCTCCGAAACACATCTCTGCACTTCGCAGACGTATGCGCAGCCTGCTCGCTGCGGCAACCAGCAAGAGGGCTATACATCTCAAAGCACCAGCTGTTGCCATCTTACTAGTTTCGACCCAGCGTAATATCGGAAAAGCTACGCTGGCTACCGACACATGCCGCGATATCGGGCTGCACACATTTACAATTAATGCTTACGACATTCTCAATGAGGGAGGAGGCGGTGGCAGCGATGTCAAGACTGACGGTACTCTGAAAGCTCGGGCCGAACGGGCATTGAGCTGCGGGCCGGAATTCTGCGCGCTGCTGATACGGCACATCGAGGCTCTCACTGCAGACCGAATGGCAACCTCCTTGAGGAGCATCCTCTCAGATGCCAGAGTCCTAATTGCCACTACGACAGAGCCTGACAAGATACCTGATGGTGTGCGTGGTCTCTTCACGCACGAGCTTGAGATGACGGCTCCCGACGAAGGCGAACGTGAGGGCATCCTTCGTTCGATCGTAGACCAGCGCGGCATAAACCTGGATCCGGGCGTTGACCTCGGCGGTGTAGCCCTCAAGACCGCTGCTTTGGTAGCCGGAGATCTGGTTGATGTAATCGACCGTGCCATTGTCGCTCAGCGCTCCCGGCTTGAGTCTCTGGCAGAGAAGGCGAGCCAGAGCAGACAAGGAAACCAGCCGGCTGTGACACTCCGGGATGTGCAGGTTGCGGGCGGCACGGCTGTGAGAGGTCTGACCAAGGGTGACCTGGACACGGCCGTCGAAGCAGCGCGCAAGAACTTTGCCGATGCCATCGGTGCACCCAAGATTCCCAGCGTGACTTGGGACGACGTAGGTGGCTTAGGAAATGTAAAGGACGCAGTGATGGAGACGATCCAGCTCCCACTCGAACGGCCAGAGCTGTTCGCCAAGGGCATGAAGAAGCGGTCAGGAATACTCTTTTACGGTCCGCCCGGAACAGGCAAAACactgctggccaaggccatcGCCACCGAGTACAGTCTCAACTTTTTCAGTGTCAAAGGACCTGAGCTTCTTAATATGTATATCGGAGAGTCCGAGGCCAACGTGCGCCGTGTCTTCCAGCGGGCGCGTGATGCGAGGCCTTGTGTGGTCTTCTTTGACGAGCTCGACTCGGTCGCGCCCAAGCGTGGAAACCAGGGCGACAGTGGCGGTGTCATGGACCGCATCGTCTCTCAGCTGCTTGCCGAGCTGGATGGCATGTCTTCTGGCGACGACAGCGGGGGTGGTGTATTTGTGATTGGTGCCACCAACAGACCTGATTTGCTGGACCAAGCACTCCTTCGACCTGGACGATTCGACAAGCTGCTGTACTTGGGCGTGTCGGATACTCACGAAAAGCAGCTGACAATTATGGAAGCGCTGACCAGGAA ATTCACACTCCACCCTTCAGTATCCTTGCGGGCCGTGGCGGAGAAGCTGCCATTCACATATACAGGTGCCGATTTTTATGCGCTGTGCAGCGATGCCATGCTCAAAGCAGTCACGAGGCAAGCGTCACATGTGGACGCCAAGATCAAGGCCATGAGCGCCGAGAGGCAGCAGGAGATCACCACGGCTTACTTCTTTGACCACTTCGCAACCCCTGAGGACATCGATGTCATGGTGACCGAGGAGGACTTGCTGGCTGCGCACGAAGAGATGATTCCCAGTGTGAGTGCCGGCGAGCTGGCGCACTACGAGCGGGTCAGGGCGACCTTTGAGGGTGGAAGagacaagcagcagcagcagcaacagcagagaAAAGACTTGGGTGCGAGAACGGTGTCTGGCGCCTCGTCGGTGAAAGGCAAGGGCAAAGGGAAAGGGAAGGCGATTGCTTCATCATccggcggcgaggaggaaGATAGGCAAGACGGCGTCAACGGGAAGGCTAACAAGGGAAAGGGCAAAGCAGTGGCATCGGGATACGGATCAGGGGGCGATGATGAGGGCTTGTACGATTGA
- a CDS encoding sterol esterase 2 — protein sequence MVANTDVIAPEGSTNQQHNHGGESEKPPSARAISDGRLPDGASEFAKQSEKLSLQKSGGSVKDDNPAVEARFVSPQDTVLVTSNGDRLPGVPLEEAHRLNELNQGLNGGKKADASGSVADNSAGEKAASGAGPDASPNEKGEVAVPLDERSANTKNAKSIQESTQGNLTKSMPPSHTNPLFPPLPLYGPPSLMRNLQCTTFRVSSFFLSLGFLGVIVLGSLFTSIPPFCSRAFKYMLLKNPDAERPFYEEEKRRASVRKELERRWRRRGSPDRTPQDAENRDGDGYIPTEGGPDPIKCDVGYYARRVGLDVEEFEVQTEDGFIIDLWHVYDPREYEELEPKQRKERGPEVFTGAKRKLRNPDGPKRFPVLLMHGLLQSAGAYCVNDDDSLAFYLCKSGYDVWLGNNRCGFKPKHTLLKYSDPRMWCWNIRQMGVFDLTALTSRVQFETGFEKIGLVCHSQGTTQTFVALAKEQRPDLGEKLSVFCALAPAAYAGPLIGKMYFKFMRIITPSMFRLMFGIHAFIPFMMTMHSVINPRIYGKLGYKVFSFLFNWTDTRWDRGLRDRFFQFAPVYVSAESMRWWLGRECFANHKCILATKEEWKAEEEEDKHNEETDAQQQQASTGPGEDPPQRWPSNLLLDPENVDPKNIHSPSPSPSPDPEAGTDEHHQTMQQRRRPLGATAWYNKQAPPFAFWVCGRDDLVDGRKLLRRFERGREPHVNVVHSRVLDEYEHLDVIWAMDAPDRVFSEVREVLWKTCNVRDRCRVPKGCEEVAPWSPAGEARGVDQPSYGGGQGEDNEFSGSSSEDLSA from the exons ATGGTCGCCAACACCGACGTCATCGCGCCCGAGGGTAGCACAAATCAGCAACACAATCACGGTGGAGAGTCTGAAAAACCACCATCTGCGCGTGCAATCTCGGACGGCAGGCTCCCAGATGGCGCCAGCGAATTTGCAAAACAGTCAGAGAAGCTCTCGCTTCAAAAGTCTGGCGGCAGTGTAAAAGACGACAATCCTGCCGTAGAGGCCCGCTTCGTTTCTCCACAGGATACCGTCCTTGTCACCTCCAACGGCGATAGGTTACCCGGTGTGCCACTGGAGGAGGCTCACAGATTGAACGAACTCAACCAAGGATTGAATGGGGGGAAGAAGGCCGATGCCAGCGGTTCGGTCGCCGACAATTCTGCTGGAGAGAAGGCGGCATCAGGAGCAGGGCCAGATGCGTCCCCTAACGAGAAGGGAGAGGTGGCTGTACCCCTTGATGAGCGGAGCGCCAACACGAAAAACGCCAAGTCGATACAGGAGTCGACTCAAGGCAACCTGACCAAGTCAATGCCGCCATCGCACACGAACCCGCTGTTCCCGCCGTTGCCGCTCTATGGTCCTCCGAGTCTGATGCGTAACTTGCAATGCACGACATTCCGCGTTTCGTCCTTTTTCCTCTCGCTTGGCTTCCTAGGCGTCATTGTTCTGGGCTCCCTGTTCACCAGCATACCGCCGTTTTGCAGCCGCGCCTTCAAGTACATGTTACTCAAGAACCCGGACGCAGAACGCCCATTCTACGAGGAAGAGAAGCGCCGTGCGTCCGTACGGAAGGAGCTCGAGCGTAGGTGGAGGCGGCGCGGGTCCCCTGACAGGACGCCTCAGGACGCCGAGAATCGGGACGGTGATGGCTACATCCCCACAGAGGGTGGTCCGGATCCCATCAAGTGCGATGTTGGCTACTACGCCCGTCGTGTCGGGCTCGATGTAGAAGAGTTTGAGGTTCAGACCGAGGACGGCTTCATCATTGACCTTTGGCATGTCTACGATCCGCGGGAGTATGAAGAACTCGAACCCAAGCAACGGAAAGAACGAGGCCCCGAAGTTTTCACCGGCGCCAAGAGAAAGCTGAGGAACCCCGACGGACCGAAGAGGTTCCCGGTGCTTTTGATGCACGGCCTACTACAAAGCGCCGGTGCTTATTGTGTGAATGATGATGATTCTTTGGCCTTT TACCTGTGCAAATCCGGCTACGACGTCTGGCTTGGGAACAACCGCTGCGGCTTCAAACCAAAACACACCCTCCTCAAATACTCCGACCCTCGGATGTGGTGCTGGAATATCCGACAGATGGGCGTATTTGACCTCACTGCACTCACGTCTAGGGTACAGTTCGAGACTGGTTTCGAAAAGATCGGTCTGGTATGCCACTCCCAAGGCACCACGCAGACTTTTGTCGCCCTGGCCAAAGAGCAACGACCCGACCTCGGTGAGAAACTGAGCGTCTTCTGTGCCCTGGCGCCGGCGGCTTATGCTGGCCCGTTGATCGGCAAGATGTACTTCAAGTTCATGCGCATCATCACCCCGTCCATGTTCCGCCTGATGTTTGGCATCCACGCCTTCATCCCCTTCATGATGACCATGCACAGCGTCATCAACCCGCGAATCTACGGCAAGCTGGGCTACAAGGTCTtttcgttcctgttcaactgGACCGACACGCGTTGGGATCGCGGCCTCCGAGACCGCTTCTTCCAGTTCGCCCCCGTCTACGTCTCAGCCGAATCGATGCGGTGGTGGCTCGGACGCGAGTGTTTCGCAAACCATAAGTGCATCCTGGCGACCAAGGAGGAGTGGAaagccgaggaggaggaggacaaaCACAACGAAGAGACGGATGCCCAACAGCAACAGGCATCCACGGGTCCGGGCGAAGATCCTCCGCAGCGCTGGCCCAGCAACCTCCTTCTCGACCCGGAGAATGTCGATCCGAAAAACATCCACAGCCCGAGCCCGAGCCCTAGCCCCGACCCGGAGGCCGGCACCGACGAGCACCACCAGACCATGCAGCAGCGCCGACGCCCGCTTGGCGCCACGGCGTGGTACAACAAGCAGGCCCCACCATTCGCGTTCTGGGTCTGCGGCCGGGACGACCTCGTCGACGGGCGCAAgctcctccgccgcttcgagCGTGGCCGTGAGCCGCACGTGAACGTTGTCCACAGCAGGGTCCTCGACGAGTACGAGCACCTGGACGTCATCTGGGCCATGGACGCCCCCGATAGGGTCTTCAGCGAGGTCAGGGAGGTGCTCTGGAAGACTTGCAACGTGCGTGACCGGTGCAGGGTCCCCAAGGGGTGTGAGGAAGTCGCGCCGTGGTCGCCCGCTGGCGAGGCCAGGGGCGTGGACCAGCCCAGCTATGGAGGTGGTCAGGGTGAGGATAACGAGTTTTCCGGCAGTAGCAGCGAAGATCTGTCCGCGTGA